A window of Strix aluco isolate bStrAlu1 chromosome 11, bStrAlu1.hap1, whole genome shotgun sequence contains these coding sequences:
- the ABHD6 gene encoding monoacylglycerol lipase ABHD6, with amino-acid sequence MDLDVLNMFVIAGGTLAIPILAFVASFLLWPSALIRIYYWYWRRALGMQVRYANYDDYQFCYSYRGRPGYRPSILMLHGFSAHKDMWLSIVKFLPKNLHLVCVDMPGHEGTTRSALDDYSISGQAKRIHQFVECIKLNRRPFHLVGTSMGGNVAGVYAAQYPEDICSLTLICPAGLPSTTDSKFIKQLRELQESERIDRIPLIPSTPEEMADMLKLCSYVRFKVPQQILQGLVDVRIPHNDFYRKLFLEIVDEKSRHSLHENMSKIKAPTQVIWGKQDQVLDVSGASVLASAIPDCHVYILENCGHSVVVERPRKTANLILEFLALLHSMDNNKKQA; translated from the exons ATGGACCTGGATGTGCTGAACATGTTTGTCATCGCTGGCGGCACCCTGGCCATCCCCATCCTGGCCTTTGTGgcctccttccttctctggccCTCAGCGCTCATACGCATCTACTACTG GTACTGGCGCCGAGCCTTGGGTATGCAGGTTAGATATGCAAACTACGATGACTATCAGTTTTGTTATTCCTATAGAGGGAGACCTGGATACCGACCGTCCATCCTGATGTTACATGGGTTCTCAGCCCACAAAGACATGTGGCTGTCTATAGTCAAG TTCCTGCCCAAGAACCTGCACTTGGTGTGCGTTGACATGCCCGGGCATGAGGGCACGACCCGCTCAGCCTTGGACGATTACTCCATTAGTGGACAAGCTAAGCGAATACACCAG TTCGTGGAATGCATCAAGCTGAACAGAAGGCCCTTTCATCTGGTTGGCACTTCCATGGGAGGAAACGTTGCCGGCGTCTATGCTGCTCAGTACCCAGAAGACATTTGCAGCCTGACCCTCATCTGTCCTGCAg GCCTGCCGAGTACCACTGACAGCAAGTTCATTAAGCAGCTCCGGGAGCTGCAAGAGTCCGAACGCATCGACAGGATCCCTTTAATTCCCTCAACTCCTGAGGAGATGGCGGATATGCTGAAGCTTTGCTCCTATGTTCGCTTCAAGGTGCCGCAGCAG ATTCTCCAGGGCCTCGTCGATGTTCGCATCCCACACAATGATTTTTACCGAAAAC TGTTTTTAGAAATCGTGGATGAAAAGTCCAGGCACTCTCTCCATGAGAACATGAGCAAGATCAAAGCACCAACACAGGTCATCTGGGGAAAGCAGGACCAG GTCCTAGATGTCTCTGGTGCCAGTGTTTTAGCGAGCGCTATCCCGGACTGCCACGTGTACATCCTGGAGAACTGCGGGCACTCAGTGGTGGTGGAGCGGCCCCGCAAGACGGCCAACCTCATCCTGGAGTTCCTGGCACTGCTGCACAGCATGGACAACAACAAGAAGCAGGCGTGA